One Fibrobacter sp. UBA4297 DNA window includes the following coding sequences:
- a CDS encoding alanine/glycine:cation symporter family protein: MVNPLHPVVSALNTALYDFYIVPLFLIVAGVFLSVRLGFPQIRYLIETFRVTREKPLHKHGISSFGALMVSTASRVGTGNIVGVSSAICLGGPGAIFWMWVIAILGAASAFVESTLAQIYKRHDDESGHSYGGPSYYIHTALGKRWLGVLFSGFVLLTYIVGYNLLASYNIQDSLTGYKFYDKASTPFIVGFILAALFAFCIWEGAKKISTITSYLVPFMGTIYVIVAFGIIIYNISNVPAMFGTIFKNAFSFDAGFGGFAGSCIMYGIKRGLYSNEAGMGSAPNASASASVSHPVKQGLVQSLSVFIDTLLICSATALMCLSTNIEPSKDISGIIYVQKSLASVLGSNGAIFITFSMCLFGYTTLIGNYYYTEGCLRFILNRRPTKKIRNVFKTIATAIVFLGATSSASFAWDSADLCQGLMVLVNIPVILILSPIAIKALKNYTDQKKKGLEPVYIAKECGVEQPTDYWNPGQKL, translated from the coding sequence ATGGTCAACCCCTTACATCCCGTTGTTTCGGCGCTTAACACCGCCCTGTATGATTTCTACATTGTCCCGCTGTTTTTGATTGTTGCTGGGGTATTCCTTTCAGTCCGTTTGGGATTTCCGCAAATCCGCTACCTGATTGAAACATTCCGCGTTACCCGCGAAAAGCCTTTGCACAAGCACGGCATTTCGTCATTTGGAGCCTTGATGGTCTCGACCGCCTCCCGCGTGGGCACCGGAAACATCGTCGGTGTTTCATCCGCTATTTGCCTCGGTGGTCCAGGCGCCATTTTCTGGATGTGGGTCATCGCCATCCTCGGCGCAGCCTCCGCATTCGTAGAATCTACCCTCGCCCAGATTTACAAACGCCATGATGACGAATCAGGGCACTCCTACGGCGGACCGTCCTATTACATCCATACTGCACTCGGCAAACGCTGGCTAGGCGTTCTCTTCTCAGGCTTTGTGCTCCTCACCTACATCGTGGGCTACAACCTGCTCGCTTCGTACAACATTCAAGACTCCCTTACCGGATACAAATTCTACGACAAAGCATCGACACCGTTCATCGTCGGATTCATTTTAGCCGCCCTCTTCGCATTTTGCATCTGGGAAGGTGCCAAGAAAATCTCCACCATCACAAGTTACCTAGTCCCCTTCATGGGAACTATCTACGTCATCGTCGCCTTCGGCATTATCATCTACAACATCTCGAATGTTCCTGCCATGTTCGGCACGATTTTCAAAAACGCATTTTCTTTTGACGCTGGATTTGGCGGCTTCGCCGGAAGCTGCATCATGTACGGCATCAAGCGCGGCCTCTACTCCAACGAAGCAGGTATGGGTTCTGCCCCGAACGCAAGTGCAAGTGCAAGCGTTTCGCACCCCGTCAAGCAAGGCCTCGTGCAATCGCTCTCCGTATTCATCGACACGCTCCTCATCTGCTCCGCCACAGCCCTCATGTGCCTCTCGACCAACATCGAGCCCAGCAAGGACATTTCGGGAATCATTTACGTACAAAAGTCTCTCGCCTCCGTTCTCGGCAGCAACGGCGCCATCTTCATCACATTCTCCATGTGCCTCTTTGGCTACACCACGCTCATCGGAAACTACTACTACACCGAAGGCTGCCTCCGCTTCATCTTGAACAGACGCCCCACCAAGAAAATCCGCAACGTATTCAAGACCATCGCGACCGCCATCGTCTTCTTAGGCGCCACCTCCAGCGCATCGTTTGCCTGGGACAGCGCAGACCTTTGCCAAGGCCTCATGGTCCTCGTGAACATCCCCGTCATCTTGATACTCTCGCCAATCGCCATCAAGGCCCTCAAAAACTACACCGACCAAAAGAAGAAAGGCCTCGAACCCGTCTACATCGCAAAAGAATGCGGCGTCGAGCAGCCCACCGACTACTGGAATCCAGGACAGAAGCTGTAA
- a CDS encoding MetQ/NlpA family ABC transporter substrate-binding protein produces the protein MKKIVLLCILLSSLAMARFDCCARKRATIKKQETSLSFSVGVVRDEDESLLKKASSSLAKESITLQIKKWDTQEHANEALAKGFVDGLYIDSLWFNSDSDKKEVLLRLKKEIGK, from the coding sequence ATGAAAAAGATTGTATTACTTTGTATTTTGCTGAGTTCCCTTGCGATGGCTCGTTTTGATTGCTGTGCCCGCAAACGCGCGACTATTAAAAAACAAGAAACTTCGTTGAGTTTTTCAGTGGGCGTGGTTCGTGATGAAGATGAGTCCCTGCTGAAGAAGGCTTCATCTTCGCTTGCCAAGGAATCTATCACGTTACAGATAAAAAAGTGGGATACTCAGGAGCATGCCAACGAGGCGCTTGCCAAAGGCTTTGTCGATGGCTTGTATATCGATAGCCTTTGGTTTAACTCGGATTCAGATAAGAAAGAAGTTCTCTTGAGGCTGAAAAAAGAAATAGGAAAGTAA
- a CDS encoding alpha/beta fold hydrolase encodes MNIFKNHTKLSTIILASLLSLSACSDDDSNSVAPSTSEEHEHHATDEHSGSSETHSGAADEHSGHATESGDHKSASSGLTLGNENIKDGIIFLQDTTIEGVLTVNTSTPGATVLKNVKVTGNLLIKRSGRVDFSGSADVVHVGSSNTDVYAFEDNAKVNGHHFMGKNNTFTTKRFSDYQEVDWTEKATHLSTGIHLSYTVTGDEKGTPVILIHGLTDGRVSWSQVAPALAKKGYRVYVPELRGNGKTDKPIEESAYAVKELTNDIAAFIDKLELKKPHIVGHSLGAFVAQELSILHADKIASITLIGSGAAIDESNATIDWLVNGTGDKSFDGIFAYDSTQKLPESFIEKWGENTNSDEEFQAANLEHLKQVPYYAWKFLVKNLLKIDNSNRLSSIKSDVQIIWGTKDAIFDKKSQETLQDGLSKAKKVVFREVKDADHNTHWGSKAAVETVTDYIDNFIKGDK; translated from the coding sequence ATGAATATCTTTAAAAACCATACGAAACTTTCGACTATTATTTTAGCATCGCTCCTTTCTCTTTCTGCATGTTCTGATGACGATTCAAATTCTGTCGCTCCATCAACCTCTGAAGAACATGAACATCATGCTACGGATGAACACTCCGGTTCTAGCGAAACGCATTCCGGTGCTGCCGATGAACATTCTGGTCATGCTACGGAATCTGGTGACCACAAATCAGCATCAAGCGGCTTGACACTTGGCAATGAAAATATTAAAGATGGCATCATCTTCTTGCAGGATACGACGATTGAAGGCGTGTTGACGGTGAATACGTCGACGCCGGGCGCAACAGTGCTTAAAAACGTCAAGGTCACGGGCAATTTGCTAATCAAGCGCTCGGGCCGTGTTGATTTTTCAGGGAGCGCGGACGTTGTTCATGTGGGTAGCAGCAATACGGATGTCTACGCTTTTGAAGACAACGCAAAGGTGAATGGTCATCATTTTATGGGCAAGAACAATACCTTTACGACCAAGAGATTCTCGGATTATCAGGAAGTGGATTGGACCGAAAAGGCGACTCACCTGTCTACGGGAATTCATTTATCTTACACGGTCACGGGTGACGAAAAGGGCACTCCTGTCATTTTGATCCACGGCCTTACGGATGGTCGTGTTTCGTGGTCGCAGGTGGCGCCGGCGCTTGCAAAGAAGGGCTATCGCGTTTATGTTCCGGAACTCCGCGGCAACGGAAAGACGGATAAGCCTATTGAAGAATCCGCTTATGCGGTCAAGGAATTGACGAATGATATCGCAGCCTTTATTGATAAACTTGAACTGAAGAAGCCGCATATTGTTGGTCATTCTCTAGGCGCGTTTGTGGCGCAGGAACTCTCTATTTTGCATGCCGATAAAATTGCATCCATTACATTGATTGGCTCGGGCGCAGCAATCGATGAATCGAATGCCACGATTGATTGGCTTGTGAACGGTACTGGCGACAAGTCTTTTGATGGAATTTTTGCTTACGATTCCACGCAGAAACTTCCTGAATCCTTCATTGAAAAGTGGGGCGAAAATACGAATTCCGATGAAGAATTCCAAGCGGCGAACTTGGAACATTTAAAACAAGTTCCTTACTATGCATGGAAATTCCTCGTCAAGAATTTGTTGAAGATTGATAATTCGAATCGTCTTTCTTCGATTAAATCGGATGTCCAGATTATCTGGGGTACAAAGGACGCTATATTCGATAAAAAGTCGCAGGAAACGTTGCAGGATGGCCTTTCTAAGGCAAAGAAAGTCGTGTTCCGTGAAGTCAAAGATGCGGACCATAATACACATTGGGGTTCCAAAGCCGCTGTAGAAACGGTAACGGACTATATCGACAACTTTATCAAGGGCGACAAGTAA
- a CDS encoding lysoplasmalogenase family protein, translating to MNKKNLITSLIIIVGILMITFFVRDWLVFYNCGAVEQCLVESSNYQNIAKFAVTAIMTIVVFFIGENCLCKRDRNFLQAGFAMALCADFCLKIMHNYAHVLEHRSDYTLLGICFFMVVQALFIYRHTRTSDTDNSSPWILIIPFAVMFITNALHLFRIFEGPTVPIIATYAAFLICSLVVACKVPKKGYFPAKNARNIKRGMILFFCCDACVGISLATGDDHSVQEIVATVANNFVWYFYTPALILLGLSGYKRKE from the coding sequence ATGAACAAGAAAAATCTCATAACTTCGCTTATTATTATCGTCGGAATTCTCATGATTACATTCTTCGTGAGGGACTGGCTTGTATTTTACAACTGTGGTGCTGTCGAGCAGTGTCTCGTCGAAAGCAGCAACTACCAGAACATAGCCAAGTTCGCTGTTACCGCCATCATGACAATTGTCGTATTTTTCATCGGCGAGAATTGTCTTTGCAAGCGCGACCGCAACTTTTTGCAGGCGGGTTTCGCTATGGCTTTGTGCGCGGATTTCTGCTTGAAAATCATGCACAACTACGCACACGTTCTGGAGCACCGCAGCGATTACACGTTGCTTGGCATTTGCTTCTTTATGGTTGTGCAGGCACTTTTCATTTACCGTCACACGCGCACAAGCGATACAGACAACAGCTCTCCGTGGATTCTGATTATCCCATTTGCCGTCATGTTCATCACGAATGCGCTCCATCTGTTCCGCATTTTCGAAGGGCCGACCGTCCCGATTATCGCGACTTACGCTGCGTTTCTCATCTGCTCGCTCGTTGTCGCCTGCAAAGTTCCGAAGAAAGGCTACTTCCCAGCTAAAAACGCGCGCAACATCAAGCGCGGCATGATTCTGTTTTTCTGCTGCGATGCATGCGTAGGCATTTCGCTTGCAACCGGCGATGACCACAGCGTTCAAGAAATCGTGGCCACAGTCGCCAACAACTTTGTATGGTATTTCTATACGCCGGCCCTAATTCTACTCGGGCTCAGCGGATACAAGAGGAAAGAGTAA
- a CDS encoding MATE family efflux transporter: protein MVDAILNRFYKPSKFKKNGDVKDVLVVALPMLLSMSFDTFMTFIDRLFLSKLGPAEMNAALGAGAVQLALTMFFTGAISYTTAMVAQRLGGKKRWDCARVFMQSVYLSLISVPLLYLTIPLGHFAFGLEHLPADQLEYQKTYFNILMFGGVINLLRNAAPCFFSGIGETKVVMKAAFAGMIVNVACNFVLIYGYGPIPAMGVAGAAYGTLIGNVVSTVILFAKFFSNSCHRRFRTRFAFAFSWPLTRELLQKGIPSGVEMFLNMAAFQSLILMFHALGPEAATASSIMFNWDLVAYVPLMGLEVASTSLVGRYVGAKNAAAATRSTYSGLKLGWGYSLVMGIFFIFLPGVLTDIFKPDVAEATESALAIFNAARPMSMFMLRIATFYIFVEVLLVIYAGALRGAGDTVWVMFACGIMNWFVAIALYIVAYVFHLPAHYAWIVVVAVYSTAPLIFWRRWKSGKWRRHVMNAK, encoded by the coding sequence ATGGTTGATGCTATTTTAAATAGGTTCTATAAACCTTCGAAATTCAAGAAGAACGGGGACGTGAAGGATGTGCTCGTGGTGGCACTCCCGATGCTTCTGTCGATGTCGTTTGATACGTTCATGACGTTCATCGACCGTTTGTTCCTCTCGAAGCTTGGCCCTGCCGAAATGAATGCGGCGCTTGGGGCGGGGGCGGTGCAGCTTGCACTCACGATGTTTTTTACGGGCGCGATTAGCTATACGACGGCAATGGTGGCTCAGCGCTTGGGTGGTAAAAAACGCTGGGATTGCGCCCGCGTGTTCATGCAATCGGTGTACTTGTCGCTGATTTCTGTGCCGCTTTTGTACCTCACGATTCCGCTGGGGCATTTTGCGTTTGGACTGGAGCATTTGCCGGCCGACCAGCTCGAATACCAGAAGACGTATTTCAATATTTTGATGTTTGGCGGCGTGATCAATTTGTTGCGTAATGCCGCTCCGTGTTTCTTTAGCGGTATCGGCGAAACCAAGGTCGTGATGAAGGCGGCTTTCGCTGGCATGATTGTGAACGTGGCCTGCAACTTTGTATTGATTTATGGCTACGGTCCGATTCCCGCGATGGGCGTTGCGGGCGCTGCTTATGGCACGCTTATTGGCAATGTGGTTTCTACGGTGATTCTGTTTGCGAAGTTCTTTAGCAATAGTTGCCATCGTCGGTTCCGCACGCGTTTTGCGTTCGCGTTTAGCTGGCCTTTGACCCGTGAACTTTTGCAAAAAGGAATCCCGTCTGGCGTCGAGATGTTCTTGAATATGGCGGCGTTCCAGTCGTTGATTTTGATGTTCCATGCGCTTGGGCCTGAGGCGGCGACTGCTTCTTCGATTATGTTTAACTGGGACTTGGTGGCGTATGTGCCGCTGATGGGGCTGGAGGTCGCGTCGACGAGCCTGGTGGGGCGCTATGTGGGCGCCAAGAATGCTGCTGCGGCAACGCGTTCGACTTATTCCGGGCTTAAGCTCGGCTGGGGCTATTCCCTGGTAATGGGGATTTTCTTCATCTTCTTGCCGGGAGTGCTGACGGATATTTTCAAGCCGGATGTTGCCGAGGCGACGGAAAGCGCGCTTGCGATTTTTAATGCGGCTCGCCCGATGAGCATGTTCATGCTTCGGATTGCGACGTTCTACATTTTTGTTGAAGTCTTGCTCGTGATTTATGCGGGTGCGCTTCGCGGTGCGGGCGATACGGTCTGGGTGATGTTCGCATGCGGTATCATGAACTGGTTCGTGGCGATTGCCTTGTACATCGTGGCTTACGTTTTCCACCTGCCGGCCCATTACGCTTGGATTGTCGTGGTTGCCGTTTATAGCACGGCTCCGCTGATTTTCTGGCGTCGCTGGAAGAGCGGAAAATGGCGCAGACACGTGATGAACGCTAAATAA
- a CDS encoding glycoside hydrolase family 16 protein: MKKNHVIAGFVALASIAFAAPPSNFSGWNLVFEDNFDGTSLDTKKWNSTYNWGPTHNHRAYCAKENVIVSDGTLKLKGEKKTHPDAKGRTAKFNNKEIPVDYTSGAIDTKGKFEVKYGYIEGRFKAPSQKGTWPAFWTLQDGWPPEIDILEIPASRKQHHYYLHYTDPSWYSSHGSAWDHEASFGGHKDDNVDRSADFHTYAVEWDESTLSFYFDDKKFASYNRPTEIKQLSAQYIIVNLAIGGWAGDDIEITSDKPAYFEADWVRVWQAKPAKPDTVRFMSMNFGTCMTRTAENKLALGDCSGDNAIATMTPLSSTTYRINFGDISLDTPNESTEAGITMSLYKWNGGAHQKVAMEKQSGYEGSVVRMKMQHSNMYLRATTDGERVVQSWADDWEWNQMWRLLKSGDEIPTKDPSVGIHETARTIAPAYGAKVFRKNGMLYVQFGESRTYDFKGRIIK, encoded by the coding sequence ATGAAAAAAAATCACGTCATTGCGGGCTTCGTTGCGCTCGCCTCTATCGCTTTTGCTGCCCCGCCGTCTAACTTTAGCGGCTGGAATCTCGTTTTTGAAGATAACTTTGACGGCACTTCGCTTGACACGAAAAAGTGGAATTCGACGTACAACTGGGGCCCGACGCATAACCATCGCGCCTACTGCGCTAAAGAAAACGTGATTGTATCCGATGGTACCCTCAAGCTTAAGGGCGAAAAGAAAACACACCCGGATGCCAAGGGCAGAACGGCGAAGTTCAACAACAAGGAAATCCCGGTCGATTACACTTCGGGTGCAATTGACACGAAGGGAAAATTTGAGGTCAAGTACGGCTATATCGAAGGCCGATTCAAGGCACCCTCACAAAAGGGAACCTGGCCTGCATTTTGGACTTTGCAAGACGGCTGGCCTCCAGAAATTGACATTTTGGAAATCCCCGCATCGCGCAAGCAGCATCATTACTATCTGCATTACACCGACCCGAGTTGGTACAGCAGTCATGGTTCGGCGTGGGATCATGAAGCCTCTTTTGGCGGTCATAAGGACGACAATGTGGACCGCTCGGCGGATTTCCACACGTATGCGGTGGAATGGGACGAGTCAACGCTTAGCTTTTATTTTGACGACAAGAAGTTTGCAAGTTACAACCGCCCGACCGAAATCAAGCAACTTTCGGCGCAGTACATTATCGTGAATTTGGCGATTGGTGGCTGGGCGGGCGACGATATCGAAATCACCTCGGACAAGCCTGCGTATTTTGAGGCGGACTGGGTGCGTGTATGGCAAGCGAAACCTGCAAAGCCGGATACTGTGCGCTTCATGTCCATGAATTTTGGCACGTGCATGACAAGGACCGCCGAGAACAAGCTTGCGCTAGGCGACTGTAGTGGCGATAACGCGATTGCGACGATGACACCGCTTTCATCGACGACTTACCGCATCAACTTTGGCGATATCTCGCTTGATACGCCGAATGAATCAACTGAGGCTGGCATAACGATGAGCCTTTACAAGTGGAACGGCGGCGCTCACCAGAAAGTGGCTATGGAAAAGCAATCCGGCTATGAGGGCTCCGTGGTGCGCATGAAAATGCAACACAGCAATATGTATCTGCGAGCAACGACGGATGGCGAACGCGTGGTGCAGAGCTGGGCTGATGACTGGGAATGGAACCAGATGTGGCGCTTGCTCAAGTCAGGTGATGAAATCCCGACGAAGGACCCGTCTGTTGGAATCCACGAGACTGCGCGGACGATTGCCCCTGCTTATGGCGCAAAAGTTTTCCGCAAGAACGGGATGCTTTACGTGCAGTTCGGCGAATCCCGCACCTATGATTTCAAGGGCCGTATCATTAAATGA
- a CDS encoding guanosine polyphosphate pyrophosphohydrolase: MISLNDYLFSGNTVLKILHQYSNDLRNSAKETHNGIDLAHSNFLIQIIELLEHNDFLTSQSQRIKEFYKYMTREYPFLAFTFKGRIKSLIRAEEKFNGYILEFVYNYYKKNGVFPSEAEIKSTLNFRDLIAYRIVISMPSCHIKKGEERSEIERKYLYEIANVMPEFLEERGFTPEISRHKDGGHCDLLKDAVQPYYHDSVATPRSSGYQSLHITMYDNLARCYTEVQLRTKDMDDFAEIGDANHFGYEKTQETRRSKHDQIPSGECVYFDDAYERLTKLQELELSKLDVNMFKAINNQLINDGCGLFRGRQILPFEHLSRFQNDLID, translated from the coding sequence ATGATTTCTTTGAACGACTATTTGTTTTCTGGAAACACGGTGTTGAAAATTTTGCACCAATATTCAAATGATCTCAGAAACAGTGCTAAGGAAACACATAATGGCATCGATCTTGCGCATTCGAATTTTTTAATTCAGATTATTGAATTACTGGAACACAACGACTTCTTGACTTCGCAATCTCAACGAATAAAAGAATTCTACAAGTACATGACGAGGGAATATCCCTTCTTGGCGTTTACGTTCAAAGGGCGCATCAAGTCTCTGATTCGCGCCGAAGAAAAATTTAATGGGTATATCCTTGAATTTGTTTATAACTATTACAAGAAGAATGGGGTGTTCCCATCTGAAGCCGAAATAAAAAGCACGCTGAATTTTCGCGACTTGATTGCTTATCGTATTGTCATTTCGATGCCATCTTGCCATATCAAAAAAGGCGAGGAACGGAGTGAAATTGAACGGAAGTATCTTTACGAAATTGCGAACGTCATGCCTGAATTTTTGGAGGAACGAGGTTTTACTCCAGAAATTTCAAGACATAAGGATGGCGGACATTGCGACTTGCTAAAAGATGCTGTTCAGCCGTATTACCATGACTCGGTGGCGACTCCGCGAAGCTCCGGGTACCAATCGTTGCACATAACGATGTATGATAATCTTGCCCGTTGCTATACGGAAGTACAACTTAGAACAAAAGATATGGATGACTTTGCCGAAATCGGTGATGCAAACCACTTCGGGTATGAAAAGACTCAAGAAACGCGTCGTTCCAAACATGACCAAATTCCAAGCGGCGAGTGCGTTTACTTTGATGATGCTTATGAGCGCCTGACAAAATTGCAGGAACTTGAGTTATCGAAACTTGATGTGAACATGTTCAAGGCCATCAACAATCAATTGATCAACGATGGTTGCGGACTTTTCAGAGGACGCCAAATTTTGCCGTTCGAACACCTGTCAAGATTCCAAAACGACTTGATAGATTAG
- a CDS encoding pyridoxal phosphate-dependent aminotransferase: protein MQPLSKRTETFTDSVIRRMTRIANACGAINLSQGFPDFDPPEALTKRLSEVALTGPHQYAITFGAQNFREALSDKQFHFSGLRYDPQKEIVITCGSTEAMMASMMSVCNPGDKVVLFSPFYENYSADTILCGSTPVYVPLSPVDLSFDANVLESAMSQPGVKALVLCNPANPSGKVFTHEELSIIASLAVKYDLYVITDEVYEHIIFAPHRHTYIATLPGMFERTIECSSLSKTYSITGWRLGYVLAAEPVMERIKKVHDFLTVGAAAPLMEAAVTALRFDDSYYAGLQAHYTHMKDVFTSGLRNLGLRFTEPQGAYFVLINISEFGYGRRESCSCVKSAAGTLPDEQFCIDMAQKVGVAAVPGSSFFREPVDHLVRLHFAKKDETLYEALNRLENLKKLKR from the coding sequence ATGCAACCGTTAAGTAAACGCACTGAAACTTTTACCGATTCCGTTATCCGCCGAATGACCCGTATTGCCAATGCTTGCGGGGCTATTAACCTGTCGCAGGGATTCCCTGATTTTGACCCGCCTGAGGCGCTCACGAAGCGTCTTTCGGAAGTGGCTTTGACGGGTCCGCACCAGTATGCGATTACGTTTGGCGCGCAGAATTTCCGCGAGGCGCTGAGCGATAAGCAGTTCCATTTTAGCGGGCTGCGTTATGATCCGCAAAAAGAGATTGTGATTACGTGCGGTAGTACCGAAGCGATGATGGCTTCGATGATGTCGGTCTGCAATCCGGGCGATAAGGTGGTTTTGTTCTCGCCGTTTTACGAGAACTATTCAGCGGATACGATTCTTTGCGGGTCGACTCCTGTCTATGTGCCGCTTTCGCCTGTTGACTTGAGCTTTGATGCGAATGTGCTCGAAAGCGCGATGTCACAGCCGGGCGTGAAAGCGCTTGTGCTTTGCAATCCGGCAAATCCGAGCGGTAAGGTCTTTACGCACGAAGAACTTTCGATTATTGCATCGCTTGCGGTCAAGTATGATTTGTATGTGATTACGGATGAAGTCTATGAGCATATTATTTTCGCTCCGCATCGCCATACTTACATCGCTACGCTCCCGGGAATGTTCGAACGCACGATTGAATGTAGCAGCTTGAGCAAGACCTATTCGATTACGGGCTGGCGCTTGGGTTATGTACTTGCGGCAGAACCGGTTATGGAACGCATCAAGAAGGTTCATGACTTTTTGACGGTGGGTGCTGCGGCTCCGTTGATGGAAGCGGCTGTGACGGCGCTTCGTTTTGACGATTCGTATTATGCGGGCTTGCAAGCGCATTACACGCACATGAAGGATGTGTTTACAAGCGGACTCCGCAATCTCGGTTTGCGTTTTACAGAACCGCAGGGTGCTTACTTTGTGCTGATTAATATTTCGGAATTCGGATACGGTCGCCGCGAATCTTGTAGTTGTGTTAAATCAGCGGCTGGCACATTGCCCGATGAACAATTCTGCATTGATATGGCGCAGAAGGTGGGCGTGGCGGCAGTACCTGGCTCAAGTTTTTTCCGCGAACCGGTGGATCACCTTGTTCGTTTGCATTTCGCGAAGAAAGATGAAACGCTTTACGAAGCACTCAATCGCTTGGAAAATTTGAAAAAGTTGAAACGATAG
- a CDS encoding Rpn family recombination-promoting nuclease/putative transposase has product MDCSQHYKMLKDMEKDPKNLAKYQKMYKYAYLLSDGVFKIVFTEEKSHSLLISLLNAMLDLHGGDAIGEISLEMQEFPGIFNKKNCIVDIIGTTNAGEKVLVEIQQQKDKFFKDRVEYYVSRVIENQVHKSEKFELPHIYFLGLLDFELFPEEEHEYIHHVDEMCHGKKFFPKVQKVFVEIEKFFKLEKLGFTKDDESDAAQWLRAIRVVIKEEPAPEKIMQNETFRRLLESVKLINFAEELFNCEVKKMTDVMAERENAFAEGKEEGFAEGKEEGFAEGRAEGFAEGASAERTKADQEKRQMAKSLKEQNVDVSIIAKSTGFSEEEILSL; this is encoded by the coding sequence ATGGATTGTTCTCAGCACTATAAAATGCTTAAGGATATGGAAAAGGATCCGAAGAACCTTGCCAAATATCAAAAAATGTACAAGTACGCTTATCTTTTGAGTGATGGCGTTTTCAAGATTGTATTCACGGAGGAAAAGTCACATTCGCTTCTCATTTCGCTGTTGAATGCGATGCTTGACTTGCATGGTGGCGATGCCATCGGGGAAATTTCGCTGGAAATGCAGGAATTCCCGGGTATTTTCAATAAGAAAAACTGTATTGTCGATATCATTGGTACGACCAATGCAGGCGAAAAGGTTCTTGTTGAAATTCAACAGCAGAAGGACAAGTTTTTCAAGGATCGCGTGGAATACTATGTATCACGTGTTATTGAAAATCAGGTCCATAAGAGCGAAAAATTTGAATTGCCGCATATCTATTTTCTTGGACTTCTGGATTTTGAACTTTTCCCGGAAGAAGAACATGAATACATCCATCATGTCGATGAAATGTGTCATGGCAAGAAGTTCTTCCCGAAGGTTCAGAAGGTTTTCGTGGAAATCGAAAAGTTTTTCAAGCTCGAAAAGTTGGGATTTACCAAGGATGACGAATCTGATGCTGCTCAGTGGCTCCGTGCTATCAGGGTTGTTATCAAGGAAGAACCTGCTCCTGAAAAAATTATGCAGAATGAAACGTTTAGGCGGTTGCTTGAATCGGTGAAATTGATTAATTTTGCAGAAGAGCTTTTCAACTGCGAGGTAAAGAAAATGACGGATGTGATGGCTGAACGCGAAAACGCTTTTGCTGAAGGCAAGGAAGAAGGTTTTGCCGAAGGCAAGGAAGAAGGTTTTGCCGAAGGCAGGGCGGAAGGCTTTGCTGAAGGGGCTTCTGCCGAGCGGACGAAAGCGGATCAGGAAAAACGCCAAATGGCGAAAAGTCTCAAGGAACAGAATGTCGATGTTTCTATAATCGCTAAATCAACAGGTTTTTCCGAAGAGGAAATTCTCAGTTTATAG
- a CDS encoding DUF1653 domain-containing protein: MENRELKIHGIYRHFKNRYYIVEGVAKHSETDEEYVIYRALYGNNTVWLREKSMFLSEVDHEKHPDAKQKYRFDEVELG; this comes from the coding sequence ATGGAAAATAGAGAACTTAAAATTCACGGCATTTACAGGCACTTCAAAAACCGCTACTACATTGTCGAAGGTGTAGCGAAACATTCCGAAACCGACGAAGAATACGTCATCTACCGCGCACTTTACGGCAATAATACAGTTTGGCTTCGCGAGAAATCCATGTTCTTAAGCGAAGTCGATCACGAAAAACACCCAGATGCAAAGCAGAAATACCGTTTTGATGAAGTAGAGTTAGGATAA